A genomic segment from Leptolyngbya boryana PCC 6306 encodes:
- a CDS encoding NifU family protein, translating into MSLTLTPENVETVLDEMRPYLMSDGGNVELVELDGPIVKLRLQGACGSCPSSAMTLRMGIERRLREMIPEIAEVEQVL; encoded by the coding sequence ATGTCTTTGACACTTACGCCCGAAAATGTCGAAACCGTTTTGGACGAAATGCGTCCCTATCTGATGTCAGATGGTGGCAACGTGGAACTGGTGGAATTAGATGGGCCGATCGTGAAACTGCGTCTTCAAGGTGCTTGCGGCAGTTGCCCAAGCTCAGCGATGACTTTGAGAATGGGAATTGAACGACGTTTGCGCGAAATGATTCCAGAAATCGCGGAAGTCGAACAGGTTTTGTAA
- a CDS encoding type II toxin-antitoxin system CcdA family antitoxin — protein sequence MNDKVQIPDRHKTELAIQIDSDLLDQVRHLTNDPSKVVEVALRQWLRSEMYRDEDNARTLPRNPPLPPRGEWND from the coding sequence ATGAATGATAAAGTTCAAATTCCCGATCGACACAAAACCGAATTAGCCATTCAGATTGATTCTGATCTATTGGATCAAGTCCGTCATTTGACGAACGATCCAAGCAAAGTGGTGGAAGTGGCGTTGCGGCAGTGGTTGAGAAGCGAAATGTACCGGGACGAAGATAATGCGCGGACGCTGCCAAGAAATCCACCTTTGCCTCCCCGAGGGGAATGGAACGATTAG
- a CDS encoding sensor histidine kinase, which produces MVTSVDLSTSLSDSSYSIDSSASDSAAPRVAELMMIQDAAGVLIAFDWQRAADFQIQPEHLLGRSIQAAFAPVSRSTYLDRLKRVLASQTPEQFRCLFECGDRTVLFDLVMSPVILPNGTAALVAVTGEQANELDEMRSPLQAVELSRGNSLDRYQQLLTQIVWNARQNLDLSTIWQVTVDGLGMALDVSRCVICPYDPKRSSIKSVAEFRQDCMTSLKGATFDIQSDPLLQKALTTLNPIRAVRQAPEEIELNSSLDVPQTRLLVATHYQDQPNGVIILDQCDRDRVWTQAELDFVQELADQVGTSIAHAALLIELQRANDNLMLKHRELDEARHQAEEASRLKSEFLANTSHELRTPLNGMIGFLKLVLDGMAEDPQEQREFIEEAHRSAMHLLDIINDVLDIAKIEAGKMQIECSPVSLQELLDQVETMTRTQIRQKNLSFEVQMPQTHDEIVVYGNYQRLLQVLLNLMGNAIKFTNEGGVTVSAEVIKKRIVVQDEELPGLVKIRVADTGIGVSLDKQDKLFQSFSQVDGSLTRQYGGTGLGLAISQKLVEAMGGVVNFYSMGEGLGSTVTFTVPLYQEPVMIAAD; this is translated from the coding sequence ATGGTCACTTCTGTGGATCTTTCTACTTCTCTGTCTGATTCTTCTTACTCGATTGACTCGTCCGCGTCTGATTCTGCTGCACCCAGGGTTGCAGAGTTGATGATGATCCAAGATGCGGCGGGAGTTTTGATTGCGTTCGACTGGCAGAGAGCAGCAGATTTTCAGATTCAACCTGAGCATTTGTTGGGCAGATCGATTCAAGCCGCATTTGCACCCGTCTCTCGTTCAACCTATCTCGATCGTCTGAAACGAGTGCTTGCCTCTCAAACGCCTGAACAGTTTCGATGTCTGTTTGAGTGCGGCGATCGCACCGTTCTCTTCGACTTGGTGATGAGTCCGGTAATTTTGCCAAATGGAACAGCGGCGCTCGTTGCTGTGACTGGCGAACAGGCGAATGAGCTAGATGAGATGCGATCTCCCTTGCAAGCAGTTGAATTGTCGCGTGGCAATTCGCTCGATCGCTATCAGCAGCTTTTGACCCAAATTGTCTGGAATGCACGCCAGAATTTAGACCTCTCGACGATTTGGCAGGTCACCGTAGACGGATTGGGCATGGCACTCGATGTCAGTCGGTGTGTGATTTGTCCCTATGATCCCAAGCGATCGAGCATTAAGTCGGTGGCAGAATTTCGTCAAGATTGCATGACTTCATTGAAAGGGGCAACGTTTGACATTCAGAGCGATCCTTTACTCCAGAAAGCTTTGACAACACTGAACCCAATTCGGGCAGTGCGCCAAGCTCCCGAAGAGATTGAATTAAATTCGAGTCTGGATGTTCCTCAAACGCGCTTGCTGGTCGCCACCCATTATCAGGATCAGCCGAATGGGGTGATTATTCTCGATCAGTGCGATCGCGATCGCGTTTGGACACAAGCGGAATTAGATTTTGTGCAAGAGTTAGCCGATCAGGTGGGAACCTCGATCGCTCATGCGGCATTGTTGATTGAACTGCAACGTGCGAATGATAATTTGATGCTGAAGCACCGCGAACTCGATGAAGCACGCCATCAAGCCGAGGAAGCATCCAGACTCAAGAGTGAATTTTTAGCCAATACCTCGCATGAGTTGAGAACGCCGCTGAATGGAATGATTGGCTTTTTGAAGCTGGTTCTCGATGGGATGGCAGAAGATCCCCAGGAACAGCGAGAATTTATCGAAGAAGCTCATCGATCGGCAATGCACTTGCTGGACATTATTAACGATGTCTTGGATATCGCCAAGATTGAAGCTGGAAAGATGCAGATCGAATGCAGTCCAGTGAGCTTGCAAGAATTACTCGATCAAGTAGAAACGATGACTCGAACTCAGATTCGCCAAAAGAATTTGAGTTTTGAGGTGCAAATGCCTCAGACGCACGATGAAATTGTTGTGTATGGCAATTATCAGCGTTTGCTTCAGGTGTTGCTGAATTTGATGGGAAATGCGATCAAGTTCACCAATGAAGGCGGTGTGACGGTGAGCGCTGAGGTGATTAAAAAGCGAATTGTCGTGCAGGATGAGGAATTGCCCGGACTGGTGAAGATTCGGGTCGCAGATACCGGAATTGGGGTTTCATTAGACAAACAAGACAAACTGTTCCAATCGTTTAGTCAAGTCGATGGATCGCTGACGCGGCAGTATGGCGGAACAGGTTTAGGGTTGGCAATTTCTCAGAAATTGGTAGAAGCCATGGGCGGAGTTGTCAACTTCTACAGTATGGGTGAAGGCTTGGGATCAACTGTGACGTTTACAGTGCCGTTGTATCAAGAGCCTGTAATGATTGCAGCAGATTAA
- a CDS encoding DUF3386 domain-containing protein, whose amino-acid sequence MTTVQTDARALFRAAYENRYTWDENFPGYTADVTYREGDKTYNAKCRINPDFTFDVFDIEDGEGKKAIHGQVWEIAVHRVRRAFEATHGENTFTLGATDPDGSVELLVGGKGEGDRYKIRNNEVSLVHRHIHGVVVTINTFSSHDTGSGYLSHRYDSIYSDPKTGAVKGARSEFEDLYEEIGGYYILTSRTIKTEQHTSEFSFANVRLLEPASVA is encoded by the coding sequence ATGACGACTGTGCAAACCGATGCTCGTGCTTTGTTTCGGGCTGCTTACGAAAATCGGTACACCTGGGATGAGAATTTTCCGGGCTATACCGCAGATGTAACCTACCGCGAAGGCGATAAGACTTACAACGCAAAGTGCCGCATCAATCCTGATTTCACCTTTGATGTATTTGACATTGAAGACGGAGAAGGCAAGAAAGCGATTCACGGGCAAGTTTGGGAAATTGCAGTGCATCGGGTTCGTCGGGCTTTTGAAGCGACGCATGGCGAGAATACATTTACGCTCGGCGCAACTGATCCAGATGGGAGCGTTGAGCTTTTAGTCGGCGGGAAGGGAGAAGGCGATCGCTATAAAATTCGGAATAACGAAGTCAGCCTTGTGCATCGTCACATTCATGGTGTCGTCGTGACGATTAATACCTTCAGCAGTCACGATACGGGCAGTGGCTATCTCTCGCATCGCTACGATTCGATCTACAGCGATCCGAAGACTGGCGCAGTCAAAGGCGCAAGAAGCGAATTTGAAGACCTGTACGAAGAAATCGGTGGGTATTACATTCTGACCAGCCGGACGATCAAAACCGAGCAGCATACGAGTGAATTTTCGTTTGCGAATGTGAGATTGTTGGAGCCTGCGAGCGTGGCTTAG